The following are from one region of the Rhodopirellula sp. P2 genome:
- a CDS encoding response regulator: protein MCSTDRILFVDDDTIILRVLRRSLEDNYEVETAESGHLALEILRSSKPISCVVSDMRMPVMDGIQLVKTIAIEWPEVPCIILTGNQDEESERRAISQSNVFRLMNKPSPRTEIIDAIEGAFQHRKDKSLPPSSNSPFTVSA from the coding sequence ATGTGCAGCACCGATCGCATTTTATTCGTTGATGATGACACAATCATCTTGCGGGTGCTCCGTCGTAGCTTGGAAGACAACTACGAGGTCGAGACCGCAGAATCGGGCCATTTGGCGCTGGAAATTCTTCGTAGCAGCAAACCAATCAGTTGCGTGGTCAGCGACATGCGGATGCCCGTGATGGATGGCATTCAATTGGTCAAGACGATTGCGATCGAATGGCCCGAGGTCCCTTGCATCATTCTGACTGGCAATCAGGACGAAGAGAGCGAGCGACGAGCGATCAGCCAATCCAACGTCTTCCGATTGATGAACAAGCCTTCGCCACGAACTGAAATCATTGATGCGATTGAGGGTGCGTTCCAACATCGCAAAGACAAAAGTCTCCCGCCATCATCGAATTCACCGTTCACCGTGAGTGCGTGA
- a CDS encoding ABC transporter permease: MNWRPYFAVVWDSFHAAMASRVLWAAMLAIWILLAMLAPIGVREDYTTTFRFFDVYNGTRMKAMLAQGMVDPDQKDAPLGRIAASMPEELSRKLQRVGEGDEVRIPLPMLTDALNELIEQEFRLATNAPEIEAESGETAEGPSDSRHWYDAEAWQETVRLRELRELDEKPAEELSDSLIRRRARLRIEAALPGVFEARSARSVLLTYGTLDFPTGFEIDRTQFESLFNQFVIPTLVHWLLGFVLVFLGVLVTASMIPDMLQTGSLHLLLSKPVSRSALLLAKFVGGCAFVFLCVAQLVIGLYLIAGMRLEIWNPRILWCIPVAVFLFAVFFSVSVPAGLKWRSPIISIAAAGALAAICLVFSIIAGVFDTRIVQPERISGLVRAGEDLIAVTNGGGLNRMDEAQQQWVPVIESKAMSNDRVLRPVAIDDDHVLTARIRNGKFNPFGSGSLDLIVLARDNDWKPQPGLRLPTATERLIPIGLTGKSGSGQTLAVNTADLLITQNKDILSSIGKKLQDEADDSDADSEGDPDGRSPRGQSADSIGAWLSTLVTMQGGATEEFVSILPRNVALSPPIRLAVPLDSTDLKGGEARESTRLLILNGSQLQQLVPDGSPTENVWQRDLTADLPRSDTPLPPVLAASNRFVIASTGDEVARVFNTKDLTEFFVGDWPDDIAPLSLHAVAEDLFLVVTTEGSGHLLRVIENAGDQPDSETHRLHVIATLPVDEIETAMVEFTPDSSVVQLVIAHDVDRVSEFHVNSQAKSADLNVVRSIEPKRSFWRRVDRYGIGLLELLTPQVLALGDTTAGMVSGKKAFIVGGGDMEAGEVVRYGIATPIISCGVFIAVMLTLSCVYFARSDF, from the coding sequence TTGAATTGGCGACCCTATTTCGCCGTCGTTTGGGATTCGTTTCATGCCGCGATGGCGTCGCGAGTTTTGTGGGCAGCGATGCTGGCCATCTGGATCCTGCTGGCCATGCTGGCTCCCATCGGCGTTCGCGAAGATTACACCACCACGTTTCGCTTCTTCGACGTCTACAACGGGACACGAATGAAGGCGATGCTGGCGCAGGGCATGGTCGACCCGGATCAGAAGGATGCTCCGCTAGGACGAATCGCGGCCTCGATGCCAGAAGAGCTTTCGCGGAAGCTTCAGCGCGTGGGGGAAGGCGACGAGGTTCGGATTCCTTTGCCAATGCTGACGGATGCCTTGAACGAGTTGATCGAGCAAGAATTCAGACTCGCCACCAACGCGCCAGAAATCGAAGCAGAGTCGGGCGAAACGGCCGAGGGGCCCTCGGATTCGCGTCACTGGTACGACGCCGAAGCCTGGCAGGAAACCGTTCGACTTCGCGAGTTGCGTGAACTGGATGAAAAGCCGGCGGAGGAACTGTCTGATTCGCTGATTCGGCGTCGGGCCAGACTTCGGATCGAGGCCGCTTTACCAGGGGTCTTCGAGGCCCGCAGTGCACGCTCGGTGTTGTTGACCTATGGGACGTTGGATTTTCCAACCGGATTTGAAATCGATCGAACTCAGTTTGAATCGTTGTTCAATCAATTTGTGATTCCAACCTTGGTTCACTGGTTGCTCGGGTTCGTGCTGGTCTTCCTCGGCGTCCTGGTTACCGCGTCCATGATTCCGGACATGTTGCAGACCGGGTCGTTGCATCTGTTGCTCAGCAAACCCGTCTCGCGTTCGGCCTTGTTGCTGGCGAAGTTCGTGGGGGGGTGTGCCTTCGTGTTTCTATGCGTGGCTCAATTGGTCATCGGTCTGTATCTGATCGCGGGAATGCGCCTGGAGATCTGGAACCCCAGGATTCTGTGGTGCATTCCCGTCGCTGTGTTTCTGTTCGCTGTTTTCTTCAGCGTGTCTGTGCCGGCTGGATTGAAGTGGCGTTCCCCCATCATTTCGATTGCAGCGGCGGGAGCATTGGCCGCGATCTGCCTCGTGTTCAGTATTATCGCGGGTGTGTTTGACACTCGAATTGTTCAGCCGGAACGCATTTCCGGCCTGGTTCGAGCGGGAGAGGATTTGATCGCGGTCACCAACGGCGGCGGGTTGAACCGGATGGACGAGGCTCAACAGCAGTGGGTGCCTGTGATCGAGAGCAAAGCGATGTCCAATGATCGCGTGTTGCGGCCCGTTGCGATTGATGACGACCATGTTCTGACGGCAAGAATTCGCAATGGAAAATTCAATCCATTCGGCTCCGGTTCGCTCGATCTGATCGTGTTGGCACGCGACAACGATTGGAAACCACAACCGGGACTGCGATTGCCAACCGCGACGGAACGTTTGATTCCAATCGGATTGACGGGGAAGTCCGGATCCGGACAGACCTTGGCGGTCAACACGGCGGATTTGTTGATCACTCAAAACAAGGACATCCTCTCGTCGATTGGCAAGAAGCTCCAAGACGAAGCGGATGATTCGGACGCTGACAGCGAAGGCGATCCGGACGGCCGATCCCCGCGGGGGCAATCAGCTGACTCCATTGGCGCCTGGTTGAGTACCCTCGTGACGATGCAAGGAGGCGCCACGGAAGAATTCGTTTCGATCCTGCCGCGAAATGTGGCTCTGAGTCCTCCAATTCGGCTGGCAGTCCCCTTGGACTCAACTGATTTGAAAGGCGGGGAGGCACGTGAATCGACGCGGTTACTGATTCTCAATGGAAGCCAATTGCAACAGTTGGTGCCCGATGGCAGTCCGACAGAGAATGTGTGGCAGCGGGATCTCACCGCGGATTTGCCTCGCTCGGACACGCCTTTGCCTCCCGTGTTGGCCGCCTCGAACCGATTTGTCATCGCCAGCACTGGTGATGAAGTGGCTCGCGTGTTCAACACGAAGGATCTGACTGAGTTCTTCGTTGGCGATTGGCCCGACGACATCGCGCCACTATCACTGCACGCTGTCGCGGAGGACCTGTTTTTGGTTGTGACTACGGAGGGCAGCGGGCATCTGCTTCGCGTGATCGAAAATGCAGGTGATCAGCCGGATTCGGAAACTCATCGGTTGCATGTGATCGCGACACTCCCGGTGGACGAGATTGAAACAGCGATGGTGGAGTTCACGCCGGACTCATCGGTGGTCCAGTTGGTCATCGCTCATGACGTGGACCGAGTCAGTGAATTTCATGTCAACAGCCAGGCGAAGTCCGCTGACCTGAATGTGGTTCGCAGCATTGAACCGAAACGATCATTTTGGCGTCGAGTCGACCGGTATGGAATTGGGTTGCTGGAATTGCTGACGCCTCAGGTGCTTGCATTGGGGGACACAACCGCAGGGATGGTCTCTGGCAAAAAGGCGTTCATCGTTGGTGGTGGCGACATGGAGGCGGGGGAAGTGGTCCGCTATGGAATCGCCACGCCCATCATCAGCTGCGGTGTATTCATTGCAGTGATGCTCACCTTGAGCTGCGTCTACTTTGCTCGCAGCGATTTCTGA
- a CDS encoding ABC transporter ATP-binding protein, producing MPVKDGTIVSVNGLQKTYRGSWRRSAHVHALSGVTLNADAGQVFGLLGPNGAGKTTLIKILLGVIRSSGGTASLFGLPAGSAAARRRVGYLPESLRVDRHHTARTALKYYGRLSGLDGATIRRRSDELLELVGLAGRDREPVRQFSKGMLQRLGLAQALMHDPDLLVLDEPTDGLDPVGRSEVRQVIERLRDAGKTILMNSHILHEVELVCTHLAIMAKGRVLASGPINNLSGPGMEVSQSAMTIHMEIELDRSKLETLQEHLQPMVSTDSAWQLVRSKESNDLWRVQLDCDEQADVDASVDVVRSLDGSIVTLQPHRHTLEHTFMRLVQQAGLPGRDADPTP from the coding sequence ATGCCCGTGAAAGATGGAACGATTGTGTCCGTCAACGGGCTGCAGAAAACCTATCGCGGAAGCTGGCGGCGTTCCGCTCACGTGCATGCTCTCTCGGGAGTCACTCTGAACGCGGATGCCGGTCAAGTCTTCGGTCTGCTGGGTCCCAACGGGGCTGGCAAAACGACATTGATCAAAATCTTGCTGGGAGTGATCCGATCCTCCGGTGGAACCGCCAGTTTGTTTGGTTTGCCAGCCGGATCGGCAGCGGCTCGTCGTCGAGTCGGGTATCTGCCTGAGTCGTTGCGAGTTGATCGGCACCACACTGCTCGGACAGCACTGAAGTATTACGGTCGACTGAGTGGACTCGACGGCGCGACAATCCGCCGACGCAGCGACGAGTTGTTGGAGTTGGTCGGACTTGCCGGTCGAGATCGCGAACCGGTGCGGCAGTTCAGCAAAGGCATGTTGCAGCGATTGGGACTGGCTCAAGCCTTGATGCACGATCCCGATCTGTTGGTGCTGGATGAACCCACCGATGGCTTGGATCCCGTGGGGCGGTCCGAGGTGCGTCAAGTGATTGAACGTTTGCGAGACGCTGGCAAAACGATCTTGATGAACAGTCACATTCTGCACGAGGTGGAATTGGTGTGCACGCACCTGGCGATCATGGCCAAGGGCCGCGTGCTGGCGTCGGGACCGATCAACAACTTGAGCGGTCCCGGGATGGAAGTCTCCCAGTCGGCGATGACGATTCACATGGAGATTGAACTGGACCGTTCCAAGTTGGAAACGTTGCAGGAGCATCTGCAGCCAATGGTGTCGACCGATTCCGCTTGGCAGTTGGTCCGTTCGAAGGAATCGAATGATCTTTGGCGTGTCCAATTGGACTGCGACGAACAAGCCGACGTCGACGCGAGTGTGGATGTGGTGCGCAGCCTGGATGGCTCGATCGTCACCCTGCAACCGCATCGACACACTCTCGAACACACGTTCATGCGATTGGTTCAACAAGCCGGTTTGCCCGGCCGTGACGCCGACCCGACGCCGTGA
- a CDS encoding sensor histidine kinase, translating to MSGSISTRLAKDTVIVSPISNRPLTLRTPVTLGVVLIVLVVLLTAVWISGTVWGAVRNDSTSGMFWVMLGAGAPLLIAVLAGVIAYLTLSVKAFNLNRRQSNFIDSVTHELKSPIASLKLYLQTMTRHDVSVEQQKEFHLIMLEDVERLDSLINHLLDVARVDRGGEAYEACDLSLDTVLSKCAQGACVRYKLPPETVRVKCPPILVHAPVIQIEILFRNLIDNAIKYGGSPPKVELTAVCAASGDITVSVLDNGTGIPANLRRKVFGRFVRLGSELERSQQGTGLGLYLVRNITHAMGGRINIQDGHWDVSTESADNSQSATSEADTPGTAPQSCQQGTRIDVTLPNGKLAEPKTPPDSPPPDDAPDAAEK from the coding sequence GTGTCTGGTTCAATTTCAACTCGCCTTGCAAAGGACACGGTCATCGTCTCGCCCATTTCGAACCGCCCGTTGACCCTGCGAACGCCCGTCACTCTGGGCGTGGTGTTGATTGTCTTGGTCGTTTTGCTGACCGCCGTTTGGATCAGCGGAACGGTTTGGGGCGCCGTCCGCAACGATTCCACCTCGGGCATGTTCTGGGTGATGCTCGGTGCCGGGGCCCCGCTCTTGATCGCGGTTCTGGCCGGAGTCATCGCTTACCTGACCCTGTCGGTCAAAGCGTTCAATTTGAATCGTCGGCAATCCAACTTCATCGACTCCGTCACCCATGAACTCAAAAGCCCGATTGCGTCGCTCAAACTGTACCTGCAAACGATGACCCGTCATGACGTCAGCGTGGAACAACAGAAGGAGTTCCACCTCATCATGCTGGAAGACGTGGAACGTTTGGACAGTCTCATCAATCACCTCCTCGATGTCGCTCGAGTTGACCGGGGAGGCGAAGCGTACGAGGCCTGCGATTTGTCACTGGACACCGTGCTTTCCAAGTGCGCCCAAGGAGCCTGTGTGCGATACAAACTGCCTCCTGAAACAGTCCGCGTGAAATGCCCGCCCATTCTCGTGCACGCTCCCGTCATCCAAATTGAAATTCTGTTTCGCAACTTGATCGACAACGCCATCAAATACGGTGGCTCGCCTCCCAAGGTGGAGTTGACCGCGGTCTGTGCCGCCTCGGGAGACATCACCGTTTCCGTTTTGGACAACGGCACGGGAATCCCTGCCAACCTGCGTCGCAAAGTCTTCGGGCGATTCGTCCGCCTGGGCAGTGAACTGGAACGCAGCCAACAAGGCACCGGGTTGGGCCTGTACCTGGTTCGCAACATCACCCACGCCATGGGTGGCCGCATCAACATCCAAGACGGTCACTGGGACGTCTCGACCGAATCCGCCGACAATTCCCAGTCGGCCACATCCGAAGCAGACACGCCCGGAACCGCCCCCCAGTCATGCCAACAGGGAACACGCATCGATGTCACGTTGCCCAATGGCAAACTGGCTGAGCCCAAGACTCCGCCTGACTCACCACCCCCGGACGACGCACCGGACGCGGCAGAAAAGTAG
- a CDS encoding PAS domain S-box protein: MQRTILLSLLIAVIGVFATVATVEMVRRSALRHDQQRFEHMADRLQGEFQRRMQQSELGLIAVQCLFSANEQVQYADFIRLLSRIDPEDEFLGAEAFGYLEVVPDTPEATQQLSEELVASGLAPLRVTTHKSSGLQFEGVGSGRLIPGRFIIKFVQPNTRFDCVVGLDLGEDRLRRETAERSARTGKACITPRLQLMGSGPDESGFLFMMPHYRGNPRTEEERLKSIVGWVGMVIDGEAVFENLETATGNELGYKLSIQEGGDSQFELASGPADSTKSSLGFQRRTSERIAGQQWIVEVFPTKDFATTVHSLVWTIAFGGGCFTLVISILVLTLSSNAYRAQKIASHILVDLRRLAMVAERTTNEVVITDVNRRITWVNEGFIRNTGYQLSEVEGQCPGDLLQCSETDLGTLQLIREALGSQKGFCGELLNQRKDGSRYWVYLDIQPLLDDDGEHIGYLAIKNDITETHEAAAKVKRVNERIEYALDGGQMSIWDWDISKGKIVYDSRGYGITGHRSPEGGDPAEVWFERIHPEDLAHVEAEINQCISGEKEGFLIEWRCANEHGDFNWLFARGHVVQRDETGQATHLAGTTMEINERKRVELALIESQKRSQAVFNSSQDAIMFLSKGEILDCNPRTLELFGFESISEMARFEIVSLSPEFQPDGKRSDVEGRKIMELLDSNGKIHFEWTHMSQEGRCFDCDISVVSFNLSGQVYQQAVLRDISTKKEMQRQLSQTQKLESIGQLAAGVAHEINTPMQCVFGNVEYLNMAFDNAFQLINTYRELRSDSQPSDFAKAVIQKAESSCRFDSLQSNITESIQEAHDAANRVIDIVRAMKTMSHPGTSAKTTTDLNQLIRDATIVARNHWKYVARLNLDLDETVHSLPIFPAQLSQVILNLVVNSADAIEEEHVPESSDLGVISVSTEMVGSHVRITVTDTGTGMPESIRRRVFDPFFTTKDVGKGTGQGLAIAYDVVVNQHGGTIQVDSTPGQGACFTILLPVEADTTTVIGGLSENSGELSGAMEASQVQA; encoded by the coding sequence ATGCAACGTACCATTCTTCTTTCCCTTCTGATTGCCGTCATTGGGGTGTTCGCGACGGTTGCCACTGTGGAGATGGTCCGTCGTTCCGCACTGAGGCATGACCAGCAGCGTTTCGAACACATGGCCGATCGCTTGCAAGGCGAGTTTCAGCGACGCATGCAACAAAGCGAGTTGGGATTGATTGCAGTTCAGTGTCTCTTCTCAGCAAATGAACAGGTTCAATATGCCGACTTCATTCGACTGCTCTCACGAATCGATCCCGAAGATGAATTTCTGGGCGCCGAAGCGTTTGGGTACTTAGAGGTTGTCCCGGACACCCCCGAAGCGACGCAACAGCTCAGCGAAGAACTGGTGGCGTCGGGGTTGGCTCCCTTGCGAGTCACCACTCACAAATCGTCTGGTTTGCAATTCGAGGGTGTCGGGAGTGGCAGGCTGATTCCAGGTCGGTTCATTATCAAATTTGTTCAGCCCAACACACGTTTTGATTGCGTGGTTGGACTGGATCTCGGCGAAGATCGTTTGCGACGTGAGACCGCAGAACGTTCCGCAAGGACGGGGAAGGCTTGCATCACACCACGTTTGCAGTTGATGGGAAGCGGTCCCGATGAATCAGGTTTTCTGTTCATGATGCCACACTACCGAGGCAACCCCAGAACGGAAGAGGAACGCTTGAAGTCGATTGTTGGGTGGGTTGGGATGGTCATTGATGGGGAGGCGGTCTTTGAGAATCTGGAAACTGCGACGGGGAATGAACTGGGGTACAAATTATCCATACAAGAAGGGGGCGACTCCCAGTTTGAACTCGCATCCGGTCCGGCTGATTCCACCAAGAGTTCCCTCGGTTTCCAACGGCGGACATCCGAACGAATCGCGGGACAACAGTGGATTGTTGAGGTGTTTCCAACGAAGGATTTTGCAACGACAGTTCATTCGCTCGTTTGGACGATTGCCTTTGGTGGTGGATGTTTCACCTTGGTAATCTCCATTTTGGTTTTGACCTTGAGTTCCAACGCGTATCGAGCCCAAAAAATCGCATCCCACATTCTCGTTGACCTCCGCCGCCTGGCAATGGTTGCTGAACGCACGACGAATGAGGTGGTGATCACCGATGTGAACCGGAGGATCACGTGGGTCAATGAGGGCTTTATCCGCAACACGGGGTATCAGTTGAGTGAAGTGGAAGGCCAATGTCCGGGCGATCTTCTCCAGTGCAGTGAGACTGACCTTGGCACCCTCCAGTTGATTCGAGAAGCCTTGGGGAGCCAAAAGGGCTTTTGTGGTGAGTTGCTGAATCAACGCAAGGATGGAAGCCGATACTGGGTCTACCTGGATATCCAGCCACTTCTTGATGATGACGGCGAGCATATCGGATACTTGGCGATTAAGAATGACATCACGGAAACTCATGAGGCCGCTGCAAAAGTCAAACGGGTGAATGAACGAATTGAATATGCTCTTGATGGCGGCCAAATGTCGATTTGGGACTGGGACATTTCCAAAGGAAAGATCGTTTACGACAGTCGTGGCTATGGAATCACCGGGCATCGTTCGCCCGAAGGTGGTGACCCCGCAGAAGTTTGGTTCGAACGAATCCACCCAGAAGATTTGGCCCATGTGGAAGCTGAAATCAATCAATGCATTTCAGGTGAAAAAGAAGGGTTCCTGATCGAGTGGCGGTGCGCGAACGAGCACGGGGACTTCAACTGGTTGTTTGCCCGGGGCCACGTCGTGCAGCGTGATGAAACTGGGCAAGCCACACACTTGGCCGGAACGACAATGGAGATCAATGAACGCAAGCGTGTCGAATTGGCCCTCATTGAAAGCCAGAAGCGTTCGCAGGCGGTGTTCAATTCATCGCAAGATGCGATTATGTTTCTTTCCAAGGGCGAAATTTTGGATTGCAACCCACGAACTCTTGAGTTATTCGGGTTTGAGAGCATCAGCGAAATGGCACGCTTTGAAATCGTTTCGCTCTCACCGGAGTTTCAACCCGACGGGAAGCGATCGGATGTCGAAGGACGCAAGATCATGGAGCTTCTTGACTCCAACGGGAAAATCCACTTCGAGTGGACACACATGTCCCAAGAGGGACGCTGTTTTGATTGTGATATCTCCGTTGTGTCGTTCAATTTGTCGGGGCAGGTCTACCAACAAGCCGTACTGCGTGACATCTCCACCAAAAAGGAAATGCAGCGCCAGCTTTCACAAACGCAGAAGCTGGAAAGCATTGGGCAGTTGGCCGCCGGTGTGGCTCACGAAATCAATACACCGATGCAGTGCGTGTTCGGGAATGTGGAGTACCTGAACATGGCATTCGACAACGCCTTTCAACTCATCAACACCTATCGCGAATTGCGAAGCGATTCGCAGCCCAGTGACTTTGCAAAGGCAGTCATTCAAAAGGCAGAGTCAAGTTGTCGCTTTGATTCGTTGCAAAGCAATATCACCGAGTCCATTCAGGAAGCTCACGATGCCGCCAATCGAGTGATTGATATCGTTCGGGCAATGAAGACGATGTCCCATCCGGGCACCTCAGCGAAGACCACGACGGATCTGAACCAATTGATTCGTGACGCGACGATTGTTGCGAGGAACCATTGGAAGTATGTCGCCCGCTTGAATCTTGATTTGGATGAGACGGTCCATTCGCTTCCGATCTTCCCCGCGCAGTTGAGTCAGGTGATCTTGAATTTGGTCGTCAACTCCGCAGACGCGATTGAAGAAGAACACGTGCCGGAATCGTCGGATCTAGGCGTCATTTCGGTCTCCACGGAGATGGTGGGCAGTCACGTGCGAATCACTGTGACGGACACCGGCACTGGAATGCCAGAGAGCATTCGGAGGCGAGTTTTTGATCCGTTCTTTACAACCAAAGACGTTGGCAAGGGGACCGGCCAGGGATTGGCGATCGCCTACGACGTGGTTGTCAATCAACATGGGGGAACAATCCAGGTGGATTCCACGCCGGGGCAAGGCGCGTGCTTCACCATCCTGCTTCCAGTGGAAGCCGACACAACGACTGTGATTGGCGGACTGAGTGAGAACTCAGGCGAACTGAGCGGGGCAATGGAAGCGTCACAAGTCCAAGCCTAG